In Jeotgalibaca arthritidis, a single genomic region encodes these proteins:
- the hslV gene encoding HslVU peptidase proteolytic subunit encodes MTTICAVQHNGKSAMAGDGQVTMGEQVIMKGSARKIRRIYNDEVIVGFAGGVADAFTLEDRFEEKLKQHKGNLLRASIEVAKFWRGDRALQKLEALLIVMNKDEMYLVSGSGEVIEPDDGILTIGSGGNFALAAARALKRNSTNLTAKEMVQQSLQIASEICVYTNDNIIVDEFA; translated from the coding sequence ATGACAACAATCTGTGCTGTACAACATAATGGGAAATCTGCAATGGCTGGTGATGGCCAAGTCACAATGGGTGAGCAAGTGATTATGAAAGGCTCTGCTCGTAAAATTCGTCGTATTTATAATGATGAAGTTATTGTTGGTTTTGCAGGAGGCGTTGCTGATGCCTTTACGCTTGAAGATCGGTTTGAAGAGAAATTAAAGCAACACAAAGGCAATCTTCTTCGTGCATCTATCGAAGTTGCTAAGTTTTGGAGAGGCGACCGCGCCCTACAAAAGTTAGAAGCCTTGTTGATTGTGATGAATAAAGATGAAATGTATTTAGTATCAGGAAGTGGCGAAGTTATTGAACCAGATGATGGGATTTTAACAATCGGATCAGGTGGCAATTTTGCTTTGGCAGCTGCACGCGCTTTAAAACGAAATAGTACGAATTTAACTGCTAAAGAGATGGTGCAGCAAAGCCTACAAATTGCGTCTGAAATCTGTGTTTATACGAACGATAATATTATTGTTGATGAATTCGCCTAA
- the hslU gene encoding ATP-dependent protease ATPase subunit HslU encodes MLKTKTNLTPRQVLTELDRYIIGQNEAKKAVAVALRNRYRRMMLDEEMQQEVTPKNILMIGPTGVGKTEIARRLANLVHAPFVKVEATKFTEVGYVGRDVESMVRDLVENAMALVEEEKRSDVYSKAYEKALQRLAKALKPGIKKKKPADSNGFQNMFQQFGLPAMDNASEEEAEEVTAEISSARADIVEQLRKGVLDNREVTIQVEEKSSSPLGTMGGNEQMMMLQSALESMTPKRKTKRTMKVKDAITICVDEETDKLIDKNDIAMEALKLAEENGIIFIDEIDKITSKSDQGGQVSREGVQRDILPIVEGSQVATKYGNIKTDHILFIASGAFHVSKPSDLIPELQGRFPIRVELDDLTEEDFVRILTEPNNALLKQYKALLETEEVVVTFTKESIERIAANAAEMNDETDNIGARRLHTILEKLLEDLLFESPDMPGQQITITAEYVDEKISHIIQDDDLRRYIL; translated from the coding sequence ATGTTGAAAACGAAAACGAATTTAACACCACGTCAAGTATTAACTGAACTAGACCGCTATATTATTGGTCAAAATGAAGCCAAGAAAGCCGTAGCAGTAGCGCTTCGTAATCGTTACCGCCGTATGATGTTGGATGAAGAAATGCAACAAGAAGTCACACCAAAAAATATTTTAATGATTGGACCAACAGGTGTTGGTAAAACAGAAATTGCTCGCCGCTTAGCGAATTTAGTTCATGCACCCTTTGTAAAAGTGGAGGCAACTAAGTTTACCGAAGTCGGTTATGTCGGTCGTGATGTCGAATCAATGGTTAGAGACCTAGTTGAAAATGCTATGGCTCTTGTAGAAGAAGAAAAACGAAGTGATGTTTATAGTAAAGCCTACGAAAAAGCCCTACAACGACTAGCTAAGGCATTGAAACCAGGTATAAAAAAGAAGAAACCAGCTGATAGCAATGGTTTCCAAAACATGTTCCAACAATTCGGCTTGCCAGCAATGGATAATGCTAGTGAAGAAGAGGCAGAAGAAGTGACTGCTGAAATTTCATCGGCTAGAGCGGATATTGTTGAGCAATTGCGTAAAGGTGTACTAGATAACCGCGAAGTGACTATTCAAGTAGAAGAAAAGTCGTCTAGCCCACTCGGTACAATGGGTGGTAATGAGCAAATGATGATGCTGCAGTCTGCACTAGAATCGATGACTCCTAAACGCAAAACAAAGCGCACGATGAAAGTGAAGGACGCCATAACTATCTGTGTAGATGAAGAAACTGATAAACTAATTGATAAAAATGATATTGCAATGGAAGCTTTAAAACTTGCAGAAGAAAATGGGATTATTTTTATTGATGAAATTGATAAAATCACATCAAAGTCTGACCAAGGTGGACAAGTATCTCGTGAAGGTGTTCAACGTGATATTCTACCAATCGTTGAAGGGTCACAAGTTGCAACGAAATATGGTAATATTAAAACCGACCATATTCTCTTTATTGCTTCTGGTGCTTTTCACGTATCTAAGCCGAGCGATTTAATTCCAGAGTTGCAAGGCCGTTTTCCAATCCGCGTTGAGTTAGATGATTTAACTGAGGAAGATTTTGTCCGTATTTTAACAGAACCTAACAACGCACTCTTAAAGCAATATAAGGCATTGTTAGAAACAGAAGAAGTAGTGGTGACCTTTACAAAAGAATCCATTGAGCGGATTGCGGCTAATGCGGCTGAGATGAACGATGAGACAGATAATATTGGGGCAAGACGTTTGCATACCATTTTAGAAAAACTATTAGAGGATTTGCTATTCGAGTCCCCAGATATGCCTGGTCAACAAATAACCATAACGGCTGAATATGTGGATGAAAAAATATCCCATATTATTCAAGATGATGATTTAAGACGTTATATACTGTGA
- the codY gene encoding GTP-sensing pleiotropic transcriptional regulator CodY has protein sequence MEELLERLRTINRLLQKGDGFVTTKAVSEEESNLPFLEMTEHLADILGANAYLIDVEGTLLGFSEAININNERVKQMLIDKKFPSNYSKELNKLKYTTANIGIESSMTAFPIETRDIFVTGLTTIVPIFAAGQRLGSLIFARLNDPFGNGDLILAEHSATVIGMEMLHLINVRTDEAARAETSVAIALQSLSFSETEAITEIFKTIDGLETRINASQLAAKKEITRSVIVNALRKLESASILESKSLGMKGTYIRVSSPLLLTMIKEKLA, from the coding sequence ATGGAAGAGTTATTAGAAAGGTTACGAACGATTAATCGTTTACTTCAAAAAGGTGACGGATTTGTAACAACAAAAGCAGTAAGCGAAGAAGAGAGCAACTTGCCTTTCTTAGAGATGACAGAACATTTAGCAGATATTTTAGGTGCTAATGCCTATTTAATTGACGTTGAGGGGACTTTGTTAGGCTTTAGTGAAGCGATTAATATCAATAACGAGCGTGTGAAGCAGATGCTGATTGATAAAAAGTTTCCTAGCAACTACTCAAAGGAATTAAACAAGTTGAAATATACGACAGCTAATATTGGGATTGAATCGAGTATGACGGCTTTTCCAATTGAAACACGAGATATTTTCGTGACAGGCTTAACGACTATTGTTCCTATTTTCGCAGCAGGGCAACGATTGGGTAGTTTAATCTTTGCACGGCTAAATGATCCCTTTGGTAATGGCGATTTGATTCTAGCTGAACATAGCGCAACGGTTATTGGTATGGAGATGCTTCATTTAATTAATGTTCGAACCGATGAAGCTGCTCGTGCAGAGACGTCAGTAGCAATTGCGCTGCAGTCTTTGTCTTTTAGCGAGACTGAAGCAATTACGGAGATTTTTAAAACCATTGATGGTTTGGAAACACGTATCAATGCGTCTCAGCTAGCGGCTAAAAAGGAAATCACACGTTCAGTAATCGTGAATGCTTTAAGAAAATTAGAATCAGCTAGCATTTTAGAATCCAAATCACTGGGGATGAAGGGAACATATATTAGAGTCAGTTCACCTTTATTATTAACCATGATTAAAGAAAAATTAGCATAA
- the plsY gene encoding glycerol-3-phosphate 1-O-acyltransferase PlsY, whose translation MISLITIIAAYLLGSIPSGVWIGKLFYHKDVREYGSGNMGTTNTFRVLGTKAGIIVLIMDILKGSVATLLPIWFGLSLHPLLTGVIASVGHTIPIFVNFRGGKAVATSAGIILAYNPLFFTLAISSFLIYLFVSSMVSFASMAACLTAVVISFFMGDIWLIIVTISLTSYIIYRHRANIQRIKDGTESLVPFGLRYNKQKDSK comes from the coding sequence GTGATTTCACTGATTACCATTATTGCAGCATACTTATTAGGATCTATCCCGTCTGGTGTTTGGATTGGAAAATTATTTTATCACAAAGATGTACGCGAATACGGCAGTGGAAATATGGGAACAACCAATACGTTCCGAGTGCTTGGAACAAAAGCAGGCATCATTGTGTTAATCATGGATATATTAAAGGGGTCTGTAGCAACCTTACTTCCTATTTGGTTTGGCTTATCCTTGCACCCTCTTTTAACAGGGGTCATTGCATCTGTGGGTCATACAATTCCAATTTTCGTCAATTTTAGAGGTGGTAAAGCTGTAGCAACGAGCGCTGGTATTATCCTCGCTTACAACCCTTTGTTTTTCACACTAGCTATTAGTAGTTTTTTAATTTATTTATTTGTATCAAGTATGGTAAGTTTCGCTAGTATGGCAGCTTGTTTAACAGCTGTTGTGATTTCCTTTTTCATGGGAGATATTTGGTTAATTATAGTGACCATTTCCTTAACGTCTTACATCATTTACCGACATCGTGCAAATATACAACGTATTAAAGATGGCACAGAATCATTAGTACCATTCGGACTACGCTACAACAAGCAAAAGGATTCTAAATAA
- the parE gene encoding DNA topoisomerase IV subunit B produces the protein MTRMKSNEYNDNSIQVLEGLDAVRKRPGMYIGSTDSRGLHHMVYEIVDNAVDEALSGFADEIAVTIHADQSITVKDNGRGMPTGMHQSGIPTIQVIFTVLHAGGKFGQAGGYKTSGGLHGVGASVVNGLSEFLEVSVTRDKMIYHLNFENGGKPAGKLKKEKTTATSSGSSIHFLPDREIFGSAQLSYDILAERMRESAFLLKGLKITLTDERHDKSEVFYYEEGISEFVAYLNEEKDTLTKITSFSGIIEGIEVEFAFQYNDGYSETILSFVNNVRTKDGGTHEIGAKTGMTKAFNEYARKIALLKEKDKNLEGSDVREGLTAVLSLRVPEEILQFEGQTKEKLGTPQARPIVDNLINEKLSFFLIENGEIGQMLIRKSLKAREARDAARKARELSRNGKKKKGELLLSGKLTPAQGKNAKKNELYLVEGDSAGGSAKQGRDRKFQAILPLRGKVINTERASMQDILKNEEISTIIHTVGAGVGTDFEVADSNYDKVIIMTDADTDGAHIQTLLLTFFYRYMKPLLEAGKVYLAQPPLYKVSKGSGKKEVIEYAWTEKELDEKIKKVGKGYILQRYKGLGEMNADQLWDTTMNPETRTLIRVVIDDKAQVERRVTTLMGNKVEPRRKWIESHVQFTLEDDKSILEETEKDERSEATQQVKKQIRHEKTHTEADASFDGIDQTVLDIESGE, from the coding sequence ATGACACGAATGAAAAGCAACGAATATAATGATAATTCAATACAGGTTTTAGAAGGGCTGGATGCCGTTCGGAAAAGGCCAGGGATGTATATTGGATCTACGGATAGTCGTGGTTTGCATCACATGGTATATGAAATAGTCGACAATGCTGTCGATGAGGCTCTATCTGGTTTTGCAGATGAAATAGCTGTTACTATCCATGCTGATCAAAGCATCACTGTTAAGGATAACGGACGTGGGATGCCAACTGGTATGCATCAATCGGGAATACCAACGATTCAAGTTATTTTTACCGTCCTACATGCAGGTGGTAAATTTGGCCAAGCAGGTGGCTATAAAACATCTGGTGGCTTGCACGGTGTAGGTGCCAGTGTCGTTAATGGCCTCTCTGAATTCTTAGAAGTTAGCGTGACACGCGATAAAATGATTTATCATTTAAATTTTGAAAATGGCGGTAAACCAGCCGGAAAACTAAAAAAAGAAAAAACAACAGCTACTTCAAGTGGCTCATCTATTCATTTTTTACCAGACCGTGAGATTTTCGGATCAGCTCAACTATCTTATGATATTTTGGCAGAGCGGATGAGAGAATCTGCTTTCCTTTTAAAAGGCTTGAAGATTACCTTAACTGATGAACGTCATGATAAGAGTGAGGTTTTCTATTACGAAGAAGGAATCAGTGAATTTGTTGCCTACTTAAATGAAGAAAAAGACACCTTAACTAAGATTACAAGTTTTTCAGGAATTATTGAAGGTATTGAAGTGGAGTTTGCCTTCCAATATAACGATGGCTATTCGGAAACCATTTTATCTTTTGTTAATAATGTACGGACTAAAGATGGTGGAACCCACGAGATTGGTGCTAAGACAGGAATGACAAAAGCATTTAATGAATACGCCCGTAAAATTGCCTTGTTAAAAGAAAAAGATAAAAATTTAGAAGGCAGCGACGTTCGTGAAGGACTGACAGCTGTCTTAAGTTTGCGCGTTCCAGAAGAGATTCTACAGTTTGAAGGACAAACAAAAGAAAAACTAGGAACACCACAAGCTCGCCCAATCGTTGATAATTTAATTAATGAGAAGTTAAGTTTTTTCTTAATCGAGAACGGTGAAATTGGACAAATGCTCATTCGTAAATCATTAAAAGCGAGAGAAGCGCGTGACGCTGCTCGTAAGGCGCGAGAACTATCACGTAATGGTAAAAAGAAAAAGGGCGAATTACTTTTATCTGGCAAGCTAACACCTGCTCAAGGGAAAAATGCTAAGAAAAATGAATTGTACTTAGTCGAAGGGGATTCTGCTGGTGGATCTGCTAAACAGGGACGTGACCGTAAATTCCAAGCTATCTTACCGCTAAGAGGGAAGGTTATTAATACTGAGCGTGCCAGCATGCAGGATATTTTGAAAAACGAAGAAATCAGTACCATTATTCATACTGTGGGTGCTGGTGTTGGAACTGATTTTGAAGTCGCAGACAGTAATTACGATAAAGTCATTATTATGACCGATGCGGATACCGATGGGGCTCATATTCAAACCTTGCTATTAACATTCTTCTACCGTTACATGAAACCACTTCTAGAAGCCGGTAAAGTTTACTTAGCACAGCCACCATTATATAAGGTATCAAAAGGTAGTGGAAAAAAAGAAGTTATTGAATACGCTTGGACAGAAAAAGAGTTGGACGAAAAAATTAAAAAAGTTGGCAAAGGTTATATTTTGCAACGCTATAAAGGGCTCGGTGAGATGAACGCTGACCAATTGTGGGATACAACGATGAATCCAGAAACTCGTACACTTATTCGAGTTGTCATTGATGACAAAGCTCAGGTCGAGCGACGTGTGACGACCTTAATGGGTAATAAAGTAGAACCACGGCGTAAATGGATTGAAAGTCATGTCCAGTTTACACTGGAAGATGATAAAAGTATTCTAGAAGAAACAGAAAAAGACGAACGTTCAGAAGCAACTCAACAAGTAAAGAAACAAATCCGTCATGAAAAAACTCATACAGAAGCCGATGCATCGTTTGATGGTATCGACCAAACTGTCTTGGATATTGAAAGTGGTGAATAA
- the parC gene encoding DNA topoisomerase IV subunit A, giving the protein MAERQDIKELMMEDVMSDRFGRYSKYIIQDRALPDIRDGLKPVQRRILYAMYVSGNTADKQFRKSAKTVGNVIGNYHPHGDSSVYEAMVRLSQDWKIREPLIEMHGNNGSMDGDPAAAMRYTEARLSKIASELLGDIDKETVDFMLNFDDTDEEPLVLPARYPNLLVNGTTGISAGYATDIPPHNLGEIIDATTYLIDHPNASLDKLMTFVKGPDFPTGAIIQGIDGLKSAYKTGKGKVVVRSKTTIESLRGGKQQIVINEIPYEVNKAQLVKKMDEIRINRKIEGIAEVRDETDRTGLQIVVELKKDVNAEGILNYLFKNTDLQVNYNFNMVAIDELMPKQIGLSDSLNAYIKHQKEVISRRTRYNLKKAETRLHIVDALIKVISVLDEVIQLIRNSSDKRDAKNNLINAYQFSEAQAEAIVSLQLYRLTNTDIVALQNERLDLSELIASYNSILKNEQTLLRVMKNELNDVKKKYATPRLSVVEEEIEEIKIETEVLIPEEEVFVVLTQEGYYKRTTLRSFAASERDDVGLREGDQPLLIEKASTLDAIAIFTSKGDYMHFPIHELPELKWKDMGHHLSQSIPFSSNEEIIAAKVIRHDEPLTDKQTVVFMTKEGMMKRSLLSDYQSFRGYKRKKTTAIKLKTETDSVTNIYFVDETNTSHEVLLITNGGFSLRYLLDEVSPTGLRTSGVKAINLKADDYVVGGAVFDLDDEKYPILILTQRGNAKRFRTGEIPRLGRAKRGLMLIKELKANPHRIIFVDAGTDANSLYALRTTRGQDKEVYSKSIPFTARYTNGSALLAERDEGNIFTIKKIHDLSQLEG; this is encoded by the coding sequence TTGGCAGAAAGACAAGATATTAAAGAACTAATGATGGAAGATGTCATGAGTGATCGTTTCGGTCGCTATTCTAAATACATCATCCAAGACCGCGCGCTTCCTGATATTCGCGATGGTCTAAAACCTGTACAGCGTCGTATCTTATACGCCATGTATGTTAGTGGCAATACTGCCGACAAGCAATTTCGTAAATCAGCTAAAACAGTTGGTAATGTTATTGGTAACTATCACCCTCATGGGGATTCCAGCGTTTATGAGGCGATGGTTCGCTTAAGTCAAGACTGGAAGATACGTGAACCTTTAATTGAAATGCACGGTAACAATGGTAGTATGGACGGTGATCCAGCTGCCGCTATGCGGTACACGGAAGCAAGATTATCAAAAATTGCTAGTGAATTATTAGGTGATATTGATAAAGAGACCGTTGATTTTATGCTTAACTTTGATGATACGGATGAAGAGCCATTGGTATTACCAGCTCGTTATCCCAATTTATTAGTTAATGGGACAACTGGGATTTCAGCAGGTTATGCGACCGATATCCCACCTCATAATTTGGGTGAGATTATTGACGCTACAACTTATTTAATTGACCATCCCAATGCGAGTTTGGATAAGCTTATGACCTTTGTTAAGGGACCAGACTTTCCAACAGGAGCGATTATTCAAGGGATTGATGGTTTAAAATCGGCTTACAAGACCGGTAAAGGGAAAGTTGTTGTACGTTCAAAGACAACAATAGAGTCTCTTAGAGGCGGTAAGCAACAAATCGTCATCAATGAAATTCCTTATGAAGTTAACAAAGCCCAGTTAGTGAAGAAAATGGACGAAATCCGTATCAATCGTAAAATTGAAGGGATTGCTGAAGTTCGTGACGAAACTGACCGTACAGGCTTACAGATTGTTGTTGAACTGAAGAAAGATGTTAATGCAGAGGGGATTTTAAATTACCTTTTCAAAAATACTGATCTTCAAGTAAACTACAACTTCAATATGGTTGCTATTGATGAACTGATGCCAAAGCAAATTGGATTAAGCGATAGTTTAAACGCCTATATTAAACACCAAAAGGAAGTTATTAGCAGACGTACACGCTATAATCTGAAAAAAGCAGAAACACGCTTGCATATTGTGGATGCTTTGATTAAGGTTATTTCCGTTTTGGATGAAGTGATTCAATTGATTCGTAACTCGAGCGACAAGCGTGATGCTAAAAACAACTTAATTAATGCTTATCAATTTTCAGAAGCTCAAGCAGAAGCGATTGTATCCTTGCAGCTATACCGTTTAACCAATACAGATATTGTTGCATTACAAAATGAACGGTTAGACTTAAGCGAATTAATTGCGTCATATAATAGTATTTTAAAAAATGAACAAACATTATTACGTGTGATGAAAAATGAACTAAATGATGTGAAGAAAAAATACGCAACGCCAAGATTGTCTGTTGTTGAAGAAGAAATTGAAGAAATTAAGATTGAAACAGAAGTTTTAATTCCAGAAGAAGAGGTCTTTGTTGTCTTAACTCAAGAAGGTTACTATAAACGCACAACTTTACGATCTTTCGCTGCCAGCGAACGAGATGATGTTGGGCTTCGTGAAGGAGATCAACCATTGTTAATTGAAAAAGCATCAACCTTAGATGCTATTGCAATTTTTACTAGCAAGGGCGATTACATGCATTTTCCAATTCACGAATTACCTGAATTAAAATGGAAAGACATGGGTCATCACTTATCACAAAGTATCCCATTCTCAAGTAATGAAGAAATTATCGCTGCTAAAGTTATTCGTCATGATGAACCGTTAACAGATAAACAAACGGTTGTCTTCATGACAAAAGAAGGTATGATGAAACGTTCACTGTTATCAGATTATCAAAGCTTTAGAGGCTATAAACGAAAGAAAACAACAGCGATTAAGCTAAAAACAGAAACTGATAGTGTCACTAATATTTACTTTGTTGATGAAACAAATACGTCTCATGAAGTATTGTTGATTACAAACGGCGGCTTTAGCTTGCGTTACTTACTCGATGAAGTATCACCAACGGGCTTACGAACAAGTGGTGTTAAAGCCATTAACCTAAAGGCAGATGATTATGTTGTCGGTGGTGCAGTCTTTGATCTAGACGATGAAAAGTATCCAATCTTAATCTTGACGCAACGTGGCAATGCTAAACGTTTTAGAACTGGAGAAATCCCTCGTTTAGGAAGAGCAAAACGCGGCTTAATGTTGATTAAAGAATTAAAGGCTAACCCACACCGAATTATCTTCGTCGATGCGGGAACAGATGCTAACAGTTTATACGCCCTTCGGACAACGAGAGGGCAAGATAAAGAAGTCTATAGCAAGTCTATTCCATTTACTGCTCGCTACACTAATGGTAGTGCTCTTCTTGCAGAACGAGATGAAGGCAACATTTTTACCATTAAAAAAATACATGACCTTTCACAATTAGAAGGATAA